The Arachis hypogaea cultivar Tifrunner chromosome 16, arahy.Tifrunner.gnm2.J5K5, whole genome shotgun sequence genome contains a region encoding:
- the LOC112755275 gene encoding uncharacterized protein has product MQAIKEKIQDIKESRKAKAELKAEEKAEKELAKARMDIAHEARLAKEAEAEMDRHVAKASEIAEKEISKHQANKSNPMDMSGMDDGAPPAFDGGISNRSNAGTLGSPEISDPCPAPPALAETKSDRYFTAAETAPSAAAMEGRSASDRHL; this is encoded by the exons ATGCAGGCTATAAAGGAAAAGATTCAAGATATAAAAGAATCGCGCAAGGCCAAGGCCGAACTAAAGGCTGAAGAAAAG GCAGAGAAAGAACTTGCAAAAGCCAGAATGGATATAGCTCACGAGGCGAGGCTTGCGAAAGAAGCCGAAGCAGAAATGGACAGGCATGTGGCGAAGGCAAGCGAGATAGCAGAGAAAGAaatatcaaagcaccaagctAACAAGTCCAATCCCATGGACATGAGTGGTATGGACGATGGTGCTCCACCAGCATTTGATGGAGGAATCAGCAACCGCTCTAATGCTGGCACATTGGGATCACCAGAAATCAGCGACCCTTGCCCGGCTCCTCCTGCTCTTGCTGAAACAAAAAGTGACCGCTACTTTACAGCTGCAGAAACTGCACCCTCTGCTGCTGCAATGGAAGGACGAAGTGCAAGTGATCGCCATCTATGA
- the LOC112755274 gene encoding probable serine/threonine-protein kinase PBL19 — translation MSCFLYFKDKSRKWKRRSAPELKKQEKSKLNAFERVTKSSGSSSSPRGIPELYEEKAHNLRVFSYDELRHATNDFSSVFKIGEGGFGSVYKGSIKPVIANADPVSVAIKRLNQNGLQGHKQWLAEVQFLGVVEHQNLVKLIGYCSVDGERGIQRLLVYEYMSNKSLESHLFNKAYDPLPWKTRLEIALGAAQGLAYLHEESEIQVIYRDFKCSNILLDENFRPKLSDFGLAREGPEAGHTHVSTAVMGTNGYAAPDYIQTGHLTTKSDVWSFGVVLYELLTGRRSLERSRPKTEQKLLEWVKQYPAETKRFVLIMDPRLEGQYSIHGARKLAKLADHCLSRSAKERPLMSQVVGILKQIIQTSDDEKSAEEGTVISDDDLTKTEEKSTQSAPSELWRKRMDHLAKLGEHVESASRRRFMILQRGKVP, via the exons ATGAGTTGCTTTCTCTACTTCAAAGACAAATCTAGGAAATGGAAGCGTAGATCAGCACCTGAATTGAAAAAACAAGAGAAATCCAAGCTCAATGCTTTTGAAAGAGTCACAAAGTCTTCAGGATCTTCGTCCTCACCTCGTGGTATACCGGAATTGTATGAGGAGAAAGCTCATAATTTGAGGGTTTTCTCCTACGACGAGCTCCGGCACGCCACCAATGATTTCAGTAGTGTTTTTAAGATAGGAGAAGGTGGATTTGGGAGTGTATATAAAGGTTCAATCAAACCTGTCATTGCAAATGCTGATCCTGTTTCAGTTGCCATCAAAAGGCTTAACCAGAATGGTTTGCAG GGCCATAAGCAATGGTTAGCTGAAGTGCAGTTTCTTGGCGTTGTGGAGCACCAAAATCTTGTCAAACTAATAGGGTATTGTTCTGTGGATGGAGAAAGAGGAATTCAAAGACTGCTTGTATACGAATATATGTCGAATAAAAGCTTAGAATCTCATCTTTTCAATAAAGCGTATGATCCTCTTCCTTGGAAAACAAGACTTGAGATAGCACTTGGAGCAGCTCAAGGGTTAGCATATCTGCATGAAGAATCAGAAATTCAG GTGATATATCGGGATTTTAAATGCTCAAATATACTACTGGATGAAAATTTTAGGCCAAAACTTTCAGATTTTGGACTCGCTAGGGAGGGACCGGAAGCTGgacatactcatgtttcaactgcT GTGATGGGAACAAATGGTTATGCTGCTCCAGATTATATTCAGACAGGCCATCTCACTACCAAGAGCGACGTGTGGAGTTTCGGCGTGGTGCTTTACGAGTTACTTACAGGAAGGCGTTCATTGGAGCGAAGCCGGCCCAAAACTGAGCAGAAACTTTTGGAATGGGTGAAACAATACCCTGCCGAGACCAAAAGGTTTGTCCTAATAATGGATCCAAGACTTGAAGGCCAGTATTCAATTCACGGAGCGCGAAAGCTTGCAAAGCTTGCAGATCATTGTCTGAGTAGAAGCGCAAAAGAACGACCGTTGATGAGTCAAGTGGTAGGGATACTGAAGCAGATAATCCAAACTTCTGATGATGAAAAATCTGCAGAGGAGGGTACTGTAATATCAGATGATGATCTAACCAAGACTGAAGAGAAGTCGACACAATCGGCTCCCTCGGAATTATGGAGAAAGAGGATGGACCATCTTGCAAAACTTGGTGAGCATGTGGAGAGTGCTAGTAGAAGAAGATTTATGATCCTACAGAGAGGAAAAGTTCCTTAA